From the genome of Pelomonas sp. SE-A7, one region includes:
- a CDS encoding serine protease translates to MRRRDLLALSLAVPVLASAQSSREALIERASSAVLPVGTFAATDSPRFQFRGTGFAIGDGRQVVTNVHVLPPSLEAGRRMAVLVREPAGEGRIRVLELQTMDRARDLAVLRLLDGPSLENRLSLASAREPRAGQEVLLMGYPLAGALGYSLVTHRGMISARTRMAIPAASGRGLSSSAVAALRGEAIDLLQLDAVAYPGNSGGPLLDAQSGEVIGIVNMVLVKAGHESALSQPSGISYAIPVAALQALLNTAPDAKGNP, encoded by the coding sequence ATGCGCCGGCGCGATCTGCTGGCGCTGTCGCTTGCCGTCCCTGTCTTGGCCAGTGCGCAGTCAAGTCGCGAGGCACTGATCGAGCGGGCTTCGTCGGCGGTGTTGCCGGTGGGCACTTTCGCCGCTACTGACAGCCCTCGCTTCCAGTTCCGCGGGACCGGCTTTGCCATCGGCGACGGTCGCCAGGTCGTCACCAACGTGCATGTGCTGCCTCCATCGCTGGAGGCGGGGCGACGCATGGCGGTGCTGGTCCGCGAGCCGGCCGGCGAAGGGCGGATCCGCGTGCTGGAACTGCAGACCATGGACCGCGCGCGCGACCTGGCGGTGCTGCGCCTGCTCGATGGCCCGTCGCTGGAGAACCGGCTGTCGCTGGCCAGTGCGCGCGAGCCGCGTGCGGGGCAGGAAGTGTTGCTGATGGGCTACCCGCTGGCGGGTGCACTTGGCTACTCGCTGGTGACCCATCGCGGCATGATCTCCGCCCGCACCCGCATGGCCATTCCCGCGGCCAGTGGACGGGGGCTCAGCAGCAGTGCCGTGGCAGCCCTGCGCGGCGAAGCCATCGACCTGCTGCAGCTCGATGCCGTGGCCTATCCGGGCAATAGCGGCGGCCCGCTGCTCGATGCCCAGAGCGGCGAGGTGATAGGCATAGTCAACATGGTGCTCGTCAAGGCCGGCCATGAGTCGGCGTTGAGCCAACCCTCGGGTATCTCCTATGCGATTCCCGTAGCGGCTCTGCAGGCGTTGCTGAACACCGCCCCCGATGCCAAGGGCAATCCATGA
- the prsT gene encoding XrtA/PEP-CTERM system TPR-repeat protein PrsT: MKFLRFKPAYAAVLTLALAGCLGDSPDTLVANAKTAIASRDTRTAFVQLKSALQKDGTHAEARYLLGRLLADSGDAKGALIELQKAYDLAYDPEQVVPALAHAVYLNGDAAKVIATYSERKLVTKPAIAALKTTVALAHVAQDKPDAAMELVNAALAANPRQVDALMLKARLLGAQKKLDEAFALLVIAADAGPQVAEVRKLQGDLWMAKGPDLAAAQAAYAESVKVDPKYVPGYVAQIWLALGKKDIPAAEALVAGLNKVASRHPTSRYLTALLALDKGDLKKANESVQQLLKLAPDNPPALILGGSVDLRLGKLVSAEAAFGKATALSGDNPRPRLMLARTQLRMGEGAKAAKTLQPLTSVEPPNAEAISLLAEAELLQGNAGKAETLFAKAKAIDPNDSRVKAGLAVALMDKGQVEKGMEELRAAAANDPQPLADLTLIAAHLRRKDLAAASKALEGLERKQPKLALAAMLRGQIELQSGNLAKARAAFEKAVTLEPGNAQAQLHLTNLDVAEGKADAAVDRIKKVIAADPADGRARLALISIRRLAGASQAELLELLEQSIKAVPTNAELRLAQIQELVAKRDYKLAFEAAQQGVAALPDSLEMLTALGRTQALTGDLNQAIASFGRLALSAPKSPLPHLEMAQLQLNKGDRAAAIQSYKKAVAIDPRNVQAQSQLIAMADDDGRFGEALVIARNVQAQYPGEAIGHVFEGDLLMHQKNWTGAVKVLQMALAKTPGSAVSIKLHTALLGAGQGAEADRHAREWLSRNPKDVPFIQHLGDTLVRRNELGQAQQMYEKALGVRTDLPVVLNNLAWVLARQGKPEALDTIRRALKLAPNQPTLLDTQAEILAGRGDLTGAIASELAAVDAEPTAHPFRMKLAQYYVAAKQPVEARKHLDVLAKLGPAFPQQDKVKELRAKL; the protein is encoded by the coding sequence ATGAAGTTCCTCAGGTTCAAGCCCGCCTACGCAGCAGTTCTCACCCTGGCTCTGGCCGGGTGCTTGGGCGATTCGCCGGACACGCTGGTGGCCAATGCCAAGACCGCCATTGCAAGTCGCGATACCAGGACCGCCTTTGTCCAGCTCAAGAGCGCACTGCAGAAGGACGGCACGCACGCGGAAGCTAGGTATCTTCTGGGGCGCCTGTTGGCCGATTCGGGTGACGCCAAGGGCGCGCTGATCGAGTTGCAGAAGGCCTACGACCTCGCATACGACCCCGAGCAGGTTGTGCCCGCCCTGGCCCATGCGGTCTACCTCAATGGCGATGCCGCCAAGGTGATCGCCACTTATTCCGAGCGCAAGCTCGTGACCAAGCCGGCCATTGCTGCGCTGAAGACCACAGTGGCGTTGGCCCACGTGGCACAGGACAAGCCGGACGCGGCCATGGAATTGGTCAATGCAGCCCTGGCGGCCAATCCGCGACAGGTCGACGCGCTGATGCTGAAGGCGCGCCTGCTGGGCGCACAGAAGAAGCTCGACGAGGCCTTCGCCCTGTTGGTCATTGCTGCCGACGCAGGTCCTCAGGTCGCCGAGGTTCGCAAGCTGCAGGGTGACCTGTGGATGGCCAAGGGACCTGACCTGGCCGCGGCGCAGGCGGCCTATGCGGAGTCCGTAAAGGTCGATCCCAAGTATGTACCTGGCTATGTGGCGCAGATCTGGCTCGCCCTCGGCAAGAAAGACATCCCGGCGGCCGAGGCGCTGGTTGCCGGGCTGAACAAGGTGGCGTCCCGGCATCCGACCTCGCGCTACCTGACCGCCCTCTTGGCCCTGGACAAGGGTGACCTGAAGAAGGCCAACGAGTCGGTCCAGCAACTGCTCAAGTTGGCGCCTGACAATCCGCCGGCCCTGATACTCGGCGGCTCGGTCGATCTGCGCCTTGGCAAGCTGGTGTCGGCCGAGGCGGCGTTCGGCAAGGCGACCGCGCTGTCTGGCGACAATCCTCGGCCGCGCCTGATGCTCGCGCGCACCCAGTTGCGCATGGGGGAGGGCGCCAAGGCGGCCAAGACGCTGCAACCGTTGACCTCGGTCGAACCTCCCAACGCCGAAGCCATCTCCTTGCTCGCCGAGGCCGAGCTCTTGCAGGGCAATGCCGGCAAGGCCGAGACCCTTTTTGCGAAGGCCAAGGCCATCGACCCCAATGATTCGCGAGTGAAGGCCGGCCTGGCCGTCGCGCTGATGGACAAGGGGCAGGTCGAGAAGGGGATGGAGGAGCTGCGTGCAGCGGCGGCCAACGATCCTCAGCCACTGGCCGATCTCACCCTGATCGCCGCGCATCTGCGCCGCAAGGATTTGGCGGCTGCATCCAAGGCCCTCGAGGGCCTGGAGCGCAAGCAGCCGAAGCTGGCGTTGGCCGCGATGCTGCGCGGACAGATCGAACTCCAGTCCGGCAACCTGGCCAAGGCCAGAGCTGCGTTTGAGAAGGCGGTGACGCTGGAGCCTGGCAATGCGCAGGCACAACTGCACCTGACCAATCTGGATGTGGCCGAGGGCAAGGCGGACGCGGCGGTCGACCGCATCAAGAAGGTGATCGCCGCTGATCCGGCTGACGGGCGGGCCCGGCTGGCCCTGATCTCGATCCGCCGCCTGGCCGGCGCGTCGCAGGCCGAACTGCTGGAACTGCTTGAGCAATCGATCAAGGCAGTGCCGACCAATGCCGAACTTCGCCTGGCCCAGATCCAGGAACTGGTGGCCAAGCGAGACTACAAGCTGGCATTCGAGGCCGCACAGCAGGGCGTTGCTGCCTTGCCTGACAGCCTGGAGATGCTGACGGCCCTGGGCCGCACGCAGGCGCTGACCGGGGACCTGAATCAGGCCATTGCAAGCTTTGGCCGCCTGGCCCTGAGTGCGCCCAAGTCGCCCTTGCCCCATCTGGAAATGGCGCAGTTGCAGCTGAACAAGGGTGATCGGGCCGCTGCCATCCAGTCCTACAAGAAGGCAGTGGCAATCGATCCCAGGAACGTCCAGGCCCAGAGTCAGCTCATTGCCATGGCCGACGACGACGGGCGTTTCGGCGAGGCCTTGGTCATTGCCAGGAACGTGCAAGCCCAGTACCCCGGCGAAGCCATCGGCCATGTGTTCGAGGGCGACCTGCTGATGCACCAGAAGAATTGGACGGGTGCTGTCAAGGTCTTGCAGATGGCCCTGGCGAAGACACCGGGTTCGGCCGTCAGCATCAAGCTCCATACGGCGCTCCTCGGCGCAGGGCAGGGGGCTGAGGCCGACCGGCATGCGAGGGAATGGCTTTCGCGCAATCCGAAAGACGTGCCATTCATCCAGCATCTGGGGGACACCCTTGTGCGGCGAAACGAACTGGGTCAGGCCCAGCAGATGTATGAAAAGGCGCTGGGCGTCCGGACCGACCTCCCGGTTGTGCTGAACAACCTGGCCTGGGTGCTGGCCCGCCAGGGCAAGCCAGAGGCACTCGATACCATCCGCCGCGCCCTCAAGCTGGCGCCGAACCAGCCCACGCTGCTGGACACGCAGGCCGAAATCCTGGCCGGACGGGGCGACCTGACCGGGGCCATCGCATCGGAACTGGCCGCCGTCGATGCGGAGCCCACGGCCCATCCATTCCGGATGAAGCTGGCCCAGTATTACGTGGCCGCCAAACAGCCCGTGGAGGCACGCAAGCACCTTGACGTGCTGGCCAAGCTGGGCCCCGCCTTCCCGCAGCAGGACAAGGTGAAGGAACTGCGCGCCAAGCTCTGA
- a CDS encoding ThiF family adenylyltransferase, producing MPDIGVFDYNLAFSRNIGWVTEAEQAQLKNCRVAIGGLGGVGGAHALTLARLGVGRFTISDLDTFDWPNMNRQAGAFASTIGQPKLDTTAEMLADINPEVQLHLMPGGINEANIDEFLSGANLYVDSLDIFALELRRKVFARCRELGIPAVTAAPMGMGTAFLAFSPTGMSFEEYFALDGYGFEDKVLKFIVGVSPSMSQRHYLVDRSSVDLFKKKVPSTAVGIEMAAGVACANGIKLMLKRGDVVVAPRGLHFDAYRNSLVKTWRPFGNRNPLQRFMFWYIRRMLDRARAQAKG from the coding sequence ATGCCGGACATCGGGGTCTTTGACTACAACCTCGCCTTCTCCCGGAACATTGGATGGGTGACCGAGGCCGAGCAGGCACAGTTGAAGAATTGCCGGGTCGCCATCGGTGGCCTGGGTGGCGTGGGCGGTGCCCACGCGCTGACGCTGGCGCGGCTGGGCGTCGGCCGGTTCACGATTTCGGACCTCGATACCTTCGACTGGCCCAACATGAACCGCCAGGCCGGCGCATTTGCATCGACGATTGGCCAGCCCAAGCTGGACACCACGGCAGAGATGTTGGCCGACATCAATCCGGAAGTGCAACTGCACCTGATGCCCGGCGGCATCAACGAGGCCAACATCGACGAGTTCCTGAGTGGTGCCAACCTCTACGTGGACAGCCTCGACATCTTCGCGCTGGAACTGCGCCGCAAGGTGTTTGCACGCTGTCGTGAGCTGGGGATTCCTGCAGTGACAGCCGCCCCCATGGGCATGGGGACGGCCTTTCTGGCCTTCAGCCCTACCGGCATGAGTTTCGAAGAGTATTTCGCGCTCGATGGCTATGGATTCGAGGACAAGGTCCTGAAATTCATCGTCGGAGTTTCGCCGTCGATGTCGCAAAGGCATTACTTGGTCGATCGCAGTTCAGTCGACCTGTTCAAGAAAAAGGTCCCGTCGACCGCAGTCGGTATTGAAATGGCGGCCGGCGTTGCCTGCGCCAATGGGATCAAGCTGATGCTCAAGCGAGGCGATGTGGTAGTGGCGCCGCGGGGCCTGCACTTTGACGCCTACCGCAATTCACTGGTCAAGACCTGGCGTCCATTCGGCAACCGCAATCCGCTCCAGCGCTTCATGTTCTGGTACATCCGCCGCATGCTGGACCGGGCCCGGGCACAGGCCAAGGGCTGA
- a CDS encoding PEP-CTERM sorting domain-containing protein yields MSIKVALKAICAAAVVAASATANAGMFYMDIGASYGPAGGQVNANSTSVKKQMTFQYVSSTVFTDKDTSFGISVGDTTNTSAGYIPTSANPFHTDTSLNNVTGFSPNQIGANNSNNGYVNHWYLSFGIENLTGKVSSFGTGPEITYNSGSVLKMYLFTDADGFTSPINFMNINITGGQSGTGGTILNGKVDFTGLALTGYENLFHSATYSCGGQSGFYSLWSTCGSNPPGDLAISFRGDFNTDPDILGSVGFNGFDADGNATFLIDGAQHDGSATFSVPEPASLALVGLGLIGAGVIRRRKQAA; encoded by the coding sequence ATGTCTATCAAAGTTGCACTGAAGGCGATCTGCGCAGCAGCCGTCGTTGCTGCCTCCGCTACGGCCAATGCCGGCATGTTCTATATGGACATCGGCGCTTCGTATGGTCCGGCCGGTGGTCAGGTCAATGCGAACTCCACCTCGGTGAAGAAGCAGATGACGTTCCAATACGTGTCGTCGACCGTGTTCACGGACAAGGACACTTCGTTCGGCATCAGTGTCGGTGACACCACGAACACCAGCGCCGGCTACATCCCGACCTCGGCCAATCCGTTCCACACGGATACCAGCCTGAACAACGTGACGGGCTTTTCGCCGAACCAGATTGGCGCCAACAACAGCAACAACGGCTACGTCAATCACTGGTACCTGTCGTTCGGCATCGAGAACCTGACCGGCAAGGTCTCCAGCTTCGGCACGGGCCCGGAAATCACCTACAACAGTGGTTCGGTCCTGAAGATGTACCTGTTCACCGATGCTGACGGCTTCACTTCGCCGATCAACTTCATGAACATCAACATCACCGGTGGCCAGTCGGGTACCGGCGGCACCATCCTGAACGGCAAGGTCGACTTCACGGGTCTGGCTCTGACCGGTTACGAGAACCTGTTCCACTCGGCCACGTACTCGTGCGGTGGTCAGTCCGGCTTCTACTCGCTGTGGAGCACCTGTGGTTCGAACCCCCCGGGTGACCTGGCCATCAGCTTCCGTGGCGACTTCAACACCGATCCGGACATTCTGGGTTCGGTCGGCTTCAACGGCTTCGATGCTGACGGCAACGCGACCTTCCTGATCGACGGTGCTCAGCATGACGGTAGCGCTACGTTCAGCGTTCCTGAGCCTGCCTCGCTGGCTCTGGTCGGTCTGGGCCTGATCGGTGCCGGTGTCATCCGCCGCCGCAAGCAAGCTGCCTAA
- a CDS encoding XrtA/PEP-CTERM system exopolysaccharide export protein, with translation MLAAVLAGCASQGGIPPAPATAGNQDYSYIIGSGDNLNILVWRNPELSMSVPVRPDGKISAPLIDEMVAQGKNSVEIARDIEKQLSKYIRDPVVTVIVTSFVGPFSEQIRVVGEAAKPQFLPFKQKMTLLDVMIAVGGLTDFAAGNSATILRSSEGNKQYSVRLKDLIKRGDVSANVEMRPGDILIIPQSFF, from the coding sequence TTGCTTGCGGCGGTGCTGGCCGGCTGTGCCAGCCAGGGCGGCATCCCGCCGGCCCCGGCCACGGCGGGCAACCAGGACTACAGCTACATCATCGGTTCGGGGGACAACCTGAATATCCTGGTGTGGCGCAACCCTGAATTGTCGATGTCGGTGCCGGTGCGGCCCGATGGCAAGATTTCGGCGCCGCTGATCGACGAGATGGTGGCGCAGGGCAAGAATTCGGTTGAAATTGCCCGGGATATTGAGAAGCAGCTCAGCAAATACATCCGCGACCCGGTCGTCACCGTGATCGTCACGAGTTTCGTGGGTCCGTTCAGCGAGCAGATTCGCGTGGTCGGCGAAGCCGCCAAGCCGCAGTTCCTGCCGTTCAAGCAGAAGATGACCTTGCTGGACGTGATGATCGCCGTCGGCGGTCTGACCGATTTTGCGGCCGGCAACAGCGCCACCATCCTGCGCTCGTCTGAAGGCAACAAGCAATATTCGGTGCGCCTGAAGGACCTGATCAAGCGCGGTGACGTGTCGGCCAATGTCGAGATGCGTCCGGGCGACATCCTGATCATTCCGCAGAGCTTCTTCTGA
- a CDS encoding XrtA system polysaccharide chain length determinant gives MDLLLAQFFSIARRMWKYRWYGLVVAWATGVVGALLVFMMPDRYEASARIYVDTQSILKPLMAGMAVQPNVDMQVGMLSKTLISRPNVEKLVRMADLDLKGQNQTKAEVEALIDKVSTELKIVSAGRDNLFTLTYRDADPETAKRAVQSLVTIFVESSLGAQRKDTATAASFITDQIKNYEAKLEEAEGRLKEFRLRNLKLMSADGKDSAGRLAEISGQLERSRLELREAVQARDAARTQLDAERSRNASSTTASLLQESSQSVSTPELDGRIENVKRALDGLLQRYTEQHPDIVAGRKLLKDLEEQKRKEVAELRKQAINAPAAGAGGSNASLAQQEMSRMLAAAEVQVAGLRARVDEYSARYATALAAVKTAPQLEAEQAQLNRDYAIHKKNYEDLVARRESASISGELDVASGVADFKLIDPPRANPKPVAPNRLLLLAAVLALTLVAGLFTAFVGSQLRPVFHDAGELRLRTELPVLGVVSKLVSDAERRRDRLDLVRFGVASGGLVAIFAVGLSIMAILMSKQVS, from the coding sequence ATGGATTTGCTGCTTGCTCAGTTCTTCTCAATTGCCAGGCGCATGTGGAAGTACCGCTGGTACGGCCTCGTGGTGGCCTGGGCAACCGGCGTGGTGGGCGCGCTGCTTGTCTTCATGATGCCGGACCGCTATGAGGCGAGCGCGCGGATCTACGTCGATACCCAATCCATACTGAAGCCGCTGATGGCAGGCATGGCCGTGCAACCCAACGTGGACATGCAGGTCGGCATGCTGAGCAAGACGCTGATCAGCCGACCCAATGTCGAGAAGCTGGTTCGCATGGCCGATCTGGACCTCAAGGGGCAGAACCAGACCAAGGCCGAGGTGGAGGCGCTGATCGACAAGGTGTCCACCGAACTGAAGATCGTCAGCGCCGGCCGCGACAACCTGTTTACGCTGACCTATCGTGATGCCGATCCCGAGACGGCCAAGCGCGCGGTCCAGTCGCTGGTCACGATCTTCGTCGAGTCCAGCCTGGGCGCCCAGCGCAAGGACACCGCGACGGCCGCCAGCTTCATCACCGACCAGATCAAGAACTACGAGGCCAAGCTTGAAGAGGCCGAAGGCCGGCTCAAGGAATTCCGCCTGCGCAATCTGAAGCTGATGAGCGCCGACGGCAAGGACTCCGCCGGCCGCCTGGCCGAGATCAGCGGGCAACTGGAGCGCTCCAGGCTGGAGTTGCGCGAGGCGGTGCAGGCCCGTGATGCCGCCCGCACGCAGCTCGACGCCGAGCGTTCGCGCAATGCCAGCTCGACCACGGCCAGCCTGCTGCAGGAATCCTCGCAGTCGGTGTCAACGCCCGAACTGGATGGCCGGATCGAGAACGTCAAGCGCGCTCTCGACGGCCTGCTGCAACGCTATACGGAGCAGCATCCCGACATCGTCGCCGGTCGCAAGCTGCTCAAGGACCTCGAAGAGCAGAAGCGCAAGGAAGTCGCTGAATTGCGCAAGCAGGCCATCAATGCGCCGGCCGCAGGCGCCGGTGGCAGCAATGCTTCGCTGGCACAGCAGGAGATGAGTCGCATGCTGGCGGCGGCCGAAGTGCAGGTGGCGGGACTGCGCGCCCGTGTGGACGAGTACTCGGCCCGGTATGCCACGGCGCTGGCGGCGGTCAAGACCGCACCGCAGCTCGAAGCAGAACAGGCCCAGCTGAATCGCGACTATGCGATTCACAAGAAGAACTATGAAGACCTGGTGGCCCGTCGCGAGTCGGCTTCGATCTCGGGCGAGCTGGATGTGGCCAGCGGCGTAGCCGACTTCAAGCTGATCGATCCGCCGCGGGCGAATCCCAAGCCGGTGGCGCCGAACCGACTGCTGTTGCTGGCTGCCGTGCTGGCGCTGACCCTGGTGGCCGGCCTGTTCACCGCGTTCGTGGGCTCGCAGCTGCGACCGGTCTTCCATGATGCCGGTGAATTGCGCTTGCGTACGGAATTGCCGGTGCTCGGCGTGGTGTCCAAGCTGGTCAGTGACGCCGAGAGGCGGCGCGACCGCCTGGACCTGGTGCGGTTCGGCGTAGCAAGTGGCGGTCTGGTCGCGATCTTTGCGGTCGGCCTGTCGATCATGGCCATTCTGATGAGCAAGCAGGTGAGTTGA
- a CDS encoding XrtA-associated tyrosine autokinase, which produces MSSLIEQAAQRLEQLRQAGVVLPDASARPAESPEVPPQHVAAQPVPVQAAPADVSHAQSKRVDLDLVALAAQGFLVPTAPRTVIADQYRVIKRPLIRNAMGKGTEALPHGNLIMVTSALAGEGKSFTSLNLALSIAAELDNTVMLVDADVARPSVLRMLGLPQGPGLLDVLENQVDMADVLMRTNVDKLTILPSGTPHPRATELLASDAMTALLENMAKRYADRIIIFDSPPLLLTTESRALASHMGQIVVVVHADKTLQGAIQQALASIETCPVKMMLLNQAHASSEGSYGYGYGYGYGYGYGYGNEPKQE; this is translated from the coding sequence ATGAGCAGCCTGATCGAACAAGCAGCCCAGCGGCTCGAGCAGCTGAGACAAGCCGGCGTCGTGCTGCCGGATGCATCCGCCCGTCCGGCGGAGTCGCCGGAGGTGCCTCCGCAGCACGTGGCAGCGCAACCGGTGCCCGTGCAAGCTGCGCCAGCCGACGTCTCGCATGCCCAGTCCAAGCGGGTCGACCTGGATCTCGTGGCGCTGGCGGCCCAGGGATTCCTGGTCCCCACCGCGCCGCGTACCGTCATTGCCGACCAATACCGAGTGATCAAGCGGCCGCTGATTCGCAACGCGATGGGCAAGGGCACGGAAGCCTTGCCGCACGGCAACCTGATCATGGTGACCAGCGCGCTCGCAGGCGAGGGCAAGAGCTTCACCTCGTTGAACCTGGCGCTGAGCATTGCCGCCGAGCTGGACAACACGGTGATGCTGGTGGATGCCGACGTCGCGCGTCCCTCGGTTCTGCGCATGCTGGGCCTGCCGCAGGGACCGGGCCTGCTGGACGTGCTCGAGAACCAGGTCGACATGGCCGACGTGCTGATGCGCACCAACGTCGACAAGCTGACCATCCTGCCCAGTGGCACGCCGCATCCTCGCGCGACCGAGCTGTTGGCCAGCGACGCCATGACGGCCCTGCTGGAGAACATGGCCAAGCGCTATGCCGACCGGATCATCATCTTCGATTCGCCACCGCTGCTGCTGACCACCGAGTCCCGGGCGCTGGCTTCGCACATGGGCCAGATCGTGGTGGTCGTGCACGCCGACAAGACGCTGCAAGGCGCCATTCAGCAGGCCCTGGCCAGCATCGAGACCTGCCCGGTCAAGATGATGCTGTTGAACCAGGCTCATGCCAGCTCTGAAGGCAGCTACGGCTACGGCTATGGCTACGGCTATGGCTATGGCTATGGATATGGCAATGAGCCCAAGCAAGAGTGA
- a CDS encoding TIGR03016 family PEP-CTERM system-associated outer membrane protein — MSPSKSEFGPFHLLTRLARAVCLIGIAGTACAQSDGGGNDRRSFSIQPSLSVSTTATDNLRLDDVNAGKDKAVVGILSPGLSLRANTGLLRGSLDYAMDGLMYYKTSYGDRAQHRLSSQGTVALWDGRFAVDMRATLGQQAQSAFGVAQSGSTSLTETNRSQLATLTISPRLMGQLGGIASYQLNATGTENRVKDSVVGDSKSAQIGLHLSGLGGSQRLLNWNLTGQAQRQTGGQTRRLTTEYALLGLSYRPDVDWSFQAQAGAERTNFVTIDPVTSSTYTVAMDWTPSPRTQLNADWRKHSYGNSHTLSFTHRMARSSWRFTDTQAVNGPGAVGASARQTNYALYDAIFTALEADPVKRDLLVRAYLQAVGLNADAISNEGFLAASATMTRAQSAAFSLMGLRSTVTVSINQSKTRRLDPLSQATDDLGRFGNVRLRSASLSLAHKLTTSNSISLTLADQRNDNASGSQSSDLKSLLGNFTGRLNQRLSYSLGLRHSRFNSNLRAYRENAATATLTQQF, encoded by the coding sequence ATGAGCCCAAGCAAGAGTGAATTCGGCCCTTTTCACCTGTTGACGCGGCTGGCCCGGGCGGTCTGCCTGATCGGCATCGCCGGCACCGCCTGCGCCCAAAGCGACGGTGGCGGCAACGATCGCCGCAGCTTCAGCATCCAGCCCTCGCTGAGTGTCAGCACGACAGCGACGGACAACCTGCGCCTTGATGACGTCAATGCCGGCAAGGACAAGGCCGTCGTCGGCATCCTGTCGCCGGGTCTGAGCCTGCGAGCCAATACCGGGCTGCTGCGGGGATCGCTGGACTACGCGATGGACGGGCTGATGTACTACAAGACCTCGTATGGCGACCGTGCTCAGCACCGTCTGTCGTCGCAGGGCACCGTGGCGCTGTGGGATGGGCGGTTCGCGGTCGACATGCGGGCCACGCTGGGCCAGCAGGCTCAGTCTGCCTTCGGTGTCGCCCAGTCCGGCAGTACCTCGCTGACCGAAACCAATCGTTCGCAGCTGGCCACGCTGACCATCAGCCCGCGGCTGATGGGGCAATTGGGCGGCATTGCCAGCTACCAGCTGAATGCGACTGGCACCGAGAACCGGGTCAAGGATTCCGTGGTTGGAGACAGCAAATCGGCCCAGATCGGCCTGCACCTGTCTGGACTGGGCGGTTCCCAACGACTGCTGAACTGGAACCTGACCGGCCAAGCCCAGCGGCAGACCGGTGGGCAGACCCGTCGTCTGACCACGGAATATGCGTTGCTGGGTCTGAGCTACCGTCCGGATGTGGACTGGTCCTTCCAGGCTCAGGCCGGCGCCGAGCGCACCAATTTCGTCACCATCGATCCGGTCACCAGCAGCACCTACACGGTGGCCATGGACTGGACGCCCTCGCCGCGGACGCAGCTGAACGCCGATTGGCGCAAGCACAGCTATGGCAATTCACACACGCTGAGCTTCACGCACCGCATGGCACGCTCCTCATGGCGATTCACCGACACCCAGGCTGTCAACGGTCCGGGCGCGGTGGGGGCCAGTGCCAGGCAGACGAACTACGCTCTTTACGACGCGATCTTCACGGCGCTGGAAGCGGATCCGGTCAAGCGGGACCTGCTGGTGCGTGCCTACCTGCAGGCCGTGGGCCTGAATGCCGACGCGATTTCCAACGAAGGCTTCCTGGCTGCCTCGGCCACGATGACGCGAGCCCAGTCGGCCGCCTTCTCGCTGATGGGGCTGCGCAGCACGGTGACGGTGTCGATCAATCAGTCCAAGACCCGCCGCCTGGACCCGCTCAGCCAGGCGACCGACGACCTCGGCCGCTTCGGCAATGTCCGCTTGCGCTCGGCCAGCCTCAGCCTGGCCCACAAGCTGACGACCTCGAACTCGATCAGCCTGACCCTCGCCGACCAGCGCAACGACAATGCCTCGGGCAGCCAGTCGAGCGATCTCAAGAGCCTGCTCGGGAACTTCACCGGCCGCCTGAACCAGCGCCTGTCCTATTCGCTGGGCCTGCGGCATTCACGGTTCAACAGCAATCTCCGGGCCTACCGCGAGAACGCCGCCACCGCCACCCTCACTCAGCAGTTCTAG